The genomic window TTTGACTACGTGAAGGTCCTGATACCGAGAATGAAGAGCACAGGCCCAGCCTTGAGGAAAGCAAGGTGGCAGGTGTGACCCCACTGGGGGAGTTGTAATGAATCTTTTACTCTGTTCATCTTTTACATCTGCATGCTGGAGACAGAAATAGCAGCCCTGCTCAGTCTCTGCCATGTGGGTGTGCAGGACAAAGCTGGGAGCACgcagccaggggagcagggtCTGGCTGAGGGCATCCAGCACATGCAGGAAaccccagcccaccccaggGCTGTTTTTGgcttctgcaggagcagggagagtgGGGCCAATGAACAGAgtgaggctgctgtgggctgggcaCGGGCAGGGTGCTCCTCAGGCAGGCTTGGCAGAGCCCTCTCTGGTCTAGGGTTGTCTTTTCCTGATGGCAAACGTGGTGGTTGCAGAAGCCGGagtggctgctggagcagggcactcacccagggctcccagcctggtgctgcatCCCCACAGTGCTGGGCACCCCTGTTGCTGGTTGTTGACAGCACAATTCCCAGCTCCTCATTAAAAAGCAGATTAGTTGCTCTGGGGCAGAGAccccatttcctctcctcaggGGGGAGAAGACTGATCCCTAGCCTTGATGGGCTCCATAATCCCTCAATCCCCCTTTCTCCCAGCTACAGCTGTCTTTGCCATGGCTTATCTCCACCCTGCCCTCGgccctcctgctgcctgcagacaggatCTCAGTGGGGCTGAACGGAGAGCAGCCAACACAGGTGCCCCCAGCATCCAGGGGATCCCCAGGGCTCTTTGCTGGATGTTCTCTTCCCcctctcctgctctttctgcagtGCAGGGGTGCTAACTGCACatctctgccctgtgctggctctgggggtgctTTCCTGCATctggggggaaggggagggaggagggtcCTGGGCCCAGTCTGTGGGTGCAGAGCAGGGATTCTACACGTCCCTGTTGGGGCTGTCACAGATCTGACCCGGCACAGAGTCAGGACGTGGGGCTGAGAGCAGGCAGCCCCCAGGGTGCAGGATAAGGCCAGGGGGGCTGTACCTCTCCTAGATGGAcctgtgggcactgccaggtCTGGGGGACAAGAATGAGGGTGACAACGTCCCCAGCTCACAGTTCCAGCTCTTGATAGCAAAACTGGTGCGCTGCCAGGTGTCCCACATCCCTCCACACCTGGGGCTTTCTGTTCTCTCTCATTCCCTGGGCAGGAAGGAGTTTTGGCCCCGGCTGCCCCAGCTgatggctgtgctgccctgccctgcccgggcagccagcctggcacattTTGCCAGGTCCGGAGCCCCcggtgcagagctgggcacagcctggccgtgctcctgctcctgcctggagccagcagctgctggggcatcCCTGTCCCGGGGGCCTGGAGCAatctcctgctcctgtgcttggagccagcctggagccagcaggtGCTGGGACATTGGGACATCCCTGTCCCGGGGGCCTGGAACaatctcctgctcctgcttggagccagcagctgctggggcatccccatcccctgggactgctccaggctcccaggacagcaggactCCTGCTCCCTCGGGGCTCTAGGTGTATGTAGGGCACGCAGGCGCCAGCCCCCCCAACCCCTCTGTGTGCGTCTGGGGGTGGTTGAGAGCAGACACAAACTAAATCCCTTCTTCTGCACCACTGGAGAGAGCGGCGACCCCGAGACCTGCAGGCCTTAATCCACGGCTTGATTACAAACGCTCCACATCTGCTGCGGGGGGGCTGCGGGCACCGCTCCGACCCTCCCCGAGCGGCGGCTGGGACCGGGCACCGCCGGGGACCCGGCAGGAGCTCCGGCACAGCCTCCCCGCGCCCCGGTACCGCACTGACACAGCCCCGGTGCCGCTCGCCGTGCGAGGAGCGGGGAAATCGAGCTCCCGGGCGGAGCATCTCCCGGGGGCGGCCGGGACTCTGCgccgcgcccggcccggcccggttCCCCCCCGCCCCGTGGGCGGAgccgccggccccgctccgccgcagcaccgggagcggcggcgccgAGGGGCTCGGGGCGCGCAGCATGAGCGCCCGCCGCCTCTTCGGGCTCCTGCTCGCCGCCTGCGCCGGCTTCCTGCGCCCCGGTCCCGGCTGCCTCGCACGTAAGTGGGGCCGCAGTCCCGGCAGCGGCCGCTCCGCACTGCGGGaccgcgcccgccgccccgtCCGCGCATCCCCGAGCGGTCCCCGCATCCTCCGCTCCCTCGGGCGTCCCCTCTTCTTCCCCGGGCACCCCCGGCATCCCTCGGGGTGCTCCGCTGCCGCCGTTCGCACCGTCCCCAAGGTCACCGCCGGGCGCGGCCGTCCCGGCTCTCCCGCCGACCGCGCCCCGcccgggcggccccgccgcAGCCCCCCCGCCGGCCGCAGCCTCTGGGGACAACCGGGACGCCCCGAGGATGCGGGATGCCCCGGAACGCCCCGGGATGCCGCGGAGAGCGGGGACGCCCCGCGGGACCTGCGGGCTCTGCCGGCAGCACCTCGGTCAGCGCCGCCGCGGGGCTGCACCGGGCCCGACCCCGcaccggggctggggcagccgctcgggaacgggaatgggagaGGCTCCGGTGGCACCGGGCAGCTCCCCGTGGCCCCCTGAGACGGCGCCTGGGACCCCATCCCCGGGCCCGGGGGGAAGGGGCATCGAGGCGGGGGTCGGTGGTACCGGGGAGGGCAGACTCGGGGGGCGGTGGGCCGGGGGTTGATGCAGCACGGATCCTACAgtgagctggggatgctcctgagCTCCCCGCGCTCCGTCCGACCCGGTAAGGGACCCTGAAAGAGGTTCGGGACCCCGGCCCCTCCGAAGGGTCCTTTGCCGGTGCCGCGAGGGTTCGCACGGGATCCCCCGGGATCCCACGCGGGATCGTTCCCCGCCGGGGCGGGGCAGAGCGGGGGTCCCGTCGCCCACGTCAGTGCGGAGGCGGCTGGTGCCGGTGCCGGGCCCGCAGAGGTGTGTCAGCTCCGCTGCAGTGGGAGGGGAGAGCACAGCGGGCCCGCCGCTCCGCCGGCCCTCGGGAGCGCTCGGGGTCCGCACAGGGACACTGCCCAGCTCGGTGCTCCGAGGACGCCCCCAACTCCATTCTGCCCTCAGGACCCTGCTATGATGAGCTCGTTGCTCCCCTTTACTCCTATTCCATCGGTGCCTCCTCCAGATACAACATCTTCTACTCGGCCAGCTTCGCCCGTCTGCACAGTGAGTCCCCGCGCAGGGGCGGTGGGCAGGGGGTGTCCCCGGCCGGGTTTTGCCTCTGGCGGGGCTGAGGGGCCGGGTCGGGCGCTGTGGTGGTGCCAAGcgagccctgagctgctcccccCGCAGGCACCAGCGGCTGGTCCCCCGACCCCCGCGAcaagcagccctggctccagatCGACCTGATGCAAAAGCACCGGATCAACGCCGTGGCCACGCAGGGAACCTTCAACACCTACGACTGGCTCACACGCTACATTGTGCTCTATGGAGACCACCCCACCAGCTGGAAACCCTTcttccagcagggcagcaacTGGGTAGGGGGAGCCCGGGGTGGGAGGGGGCTCCCTGAGGTGTGTAGAGACCCCTGACTCAAAGCAAGGTGCTGACAGTGACCTTCCATCCCCAGACATTCTTTGGGAACGTGAACGAGAGCGGGGTGGTGCGGCATGACCTGCATTACCCCATCCTGGCACGATACATTCGCATCATTCCCGTGGCCTGGAACCCGCGGGGGAAGATTGGGCTGCGCCTGGGCCTCTATGGCTGCCCCTACCGTGAGTACCTGgccaggggctccagcagccctgcctggtggGACCCTGGCTCTGGCAAAGCTCTCTCAGGGGGCGTTGTGCCAAACACgctgcagccatggcagcagAAGGGTGTGTTCCCCGTGCCAgggcacctgctgctgcaggcagtgacatggctggggctgctctgctctccccagggtCCCACGTGCTCTACTTTGACGGGGACGATGCCATCTCCTACCGTTTCCGAGCCAAGAGGGTCAGCACCTTCGAGGATGACATCTCCTTCAACTTCAAGACACTGGAGCAGGATGGGGTGCTGATGCACGGGGAGGGCTCCCAGGGTGACTACATCACAGTGGAGCTcaaacaggcccagctcctcctgcacatCAGCTTAGGTGAGCCGGGACCCGGGGCTGGGGgcgtggggccagggggccACGGGCTGATGCTGgtcctccccaggcagcagcccacTGCACGCCACTGAGGGCCACACCACGGTGGCCGTGGGCAGCCTGCTGGATGACCAGCACTGGCACTCCTTGCACATTGAGCGCCTGGGCCACTACGTCAACCTGACGCTGGACGGGGAGGTCAAACGCTTCCGCTGCCGCGGCACCTTCGACCAGCTTGACCTGGAAACTGAGGTGGGTGcgcagggcaggggctgccagggtgTTGATGGTGTCCTCCAGAGAGGGGCTGAcaccctccctgtgcctgccaggTGTTCTTTGGAGGGGTGATTGACCACGACAAGCAGCACCTCACGTACCGGCAGAACTTCCGCGGCTGTGTGGAAAACATCATGTTCAACGGCGTCAACGTCGCCGACCTGGCCCGGCACCGGCGGCCCAACATTCGCTTTGAGGTTCAGCCCGCGGGGTGGCcccttctctccctgtcctggGTGTCCTTAGCCCCACTGTGGGGTGCCCccttccctggggcagggctccctgcctgctgtggggTGATGTGGGGCCGTGCTCAGCCAGGCGGTGCCAGATTGACCCTGCAAGGTTGTCCCTGGCCTGGGGCGCCCGCCTGGCTCTGCCAGGCATTGGGATCAATTTGGTATGATTGAGGCCAGCACTGCGGGGATGAGAGGGGGACATTCCCTTCCTCACCCCTCCCATGGTCACTCCCAGGGCAAAGTGGGCCATTACTGCCAGGACCAGCTGACCAGCCCCATCACCTTCGCCGGCATCAACAACTACGTGCAGGTGCCGGGGATCCCGCGGAGGAACCGCCTGGCCGTCAGCTTCCGATTCCGCTCCTGGGACACCGTGGGCCTCCTGCTCTACACCGGCTTCTCCGACCGCCTGGGCTCCctggagatggtgctgagcGAGGGGCAGGTCAATGTCTCCATCGCCCAGCCCGGCAAGAAGAAGCTGGAATTTGCTGCAGGTGGGCTGGGGGGtcaggctggcagcagagcgTCCCCAAGCACCTTCCTCTCTGTTGTTATTATATTGCAAGAGTTCtgttgtcattacattgcaagggttccaaATTGACAGAGTTTCctacctccttgatgtttcttgtggGCAATTCCTCTAAACACTGACTTGTCCTTCTTTTCACAgtagccaactgactccagttcccctcaaccaatcaatccactcttttataacactcttaTCAcctacagctgtggcctgttaacatcaggcctgctcctaatctttaataattaacccagctacaactctttagggggtaagattactttctatattacctttatttacttatattctatccctCAACACCTCTCTGCACAGGGCACCACCTGAATGATGGCTTCTGGCACTCAGTGCACCTGGTGGCACGGGAGGGCTCAGCTGTGGTGACCATTGACGATGATGATGGTGCTGAGTTCCGGGTGGCACACCCCTTCCAGCTACGCACTGGCAGCCAGTACTTCTTTGGAggtgggcagcagggtgggGTCTGGGGCAATGGgtgcctgggggctgctcaCCCCCATCTCTCTTGCAGGCTGCCCCAAGCCAGCCTCAGTCACTGGGTGCAGGTCAAACCAGACGGCTTTCCACGGCTGCCTGCAGATGCTGAACGTGGACATGCAGCCTGTGGAcgtggagctgctggcactgcaccGGCTGGCACAGTACCACAACGTGTTCTTCAATGTCTGTGGGATCACAGACAGGTATTGACCGGGGTGAGGGTGCTGCCAGGGAGTGGGGGgcattgggggctgtgctggtgccgGGACAGGAGCCCTCTGTGCCCTCAGGTGCACCCCCAACCTGTGTGAGCATGACAGCCGCTGTATCCAGTCCTGGGATGACTTCATGTGCATCTGCGACCTGACGGGGTACAAGGGGGAGACCTGCCACAAATGTGAGCCTGGAGCCTCGTGCGTCAGGGACAGTAggggcacctgcagcccctACTCCTGCCTGGTGCCTCCCTTGCACTGACCTCCTCTCCATTCTTCTCTTCCAGCCCTTTACAAGGAAACGTGTGATGCTTACCGGGTCAGCGGGAAGACCTCGGGCAACTACACCATCGACCCAGATGGGAGCGGGCCACTGAAACCCTTCACGGTGTACTGTGACATACGAggtgggggcagcaggagggctgAGGGGACCTCTGTCTgatgctcctggagcaggggtGTCCTAGGGATCAAGTCCTAAAGCTCCCCTCTCACTGCAGAGGACCAAGCGTGGACCATCATCCGGCACAACCGTCACTACGCCACGCGGGTGACGGGCTCCAGCGTGGACCAGCCCTACCTGGGGGCCGTGGAGTACTGGAACGCCTCCTGGGCCGAGGTCTCAGCCCTGGCCAACGCCTCTGAGTACTGCGAGCAGCGCATTGAGCTGCACTGCTACAACTCCCGCCTGCTCAACACGCCCTGTGAGCATCGGGAGAAGGGGGTcggtgctgcagggctgcactgcaGGGTTGTGGGTcggtgctgcagggctgcactgcagggctgtgacacGGGACAGTGTCCTGACCctcctctgtgcctgcagccgGGCTGCCCTTCAGCTTCTGGATGGGGCGGAACGATGAGCGGCACTACTACTGGGGGGGCTCGAGCCCGGGCATCCAGCGCTGCGCCTGCGGGCTGGACAAGAACTGTGCTGACCCCCAGTACTTCTGCAACTGTGATGCTGACCATGCAATTTGGTGAGTGGTGGCAGCTGTGcaacaggagctgtggggtggggaCTGCAGACATGGGGGGCACAGACTCTGGGGCACTCAGATGGGGGTAACAGGGTTGCGGGCTGGCGAAGGGACAGGAACACCTCATGGCCCCACTGATGCGCTCACATTTGCAGGAGGACAGACAAGGGTCTGCTGACCTTTGTGGACCACCTGCCCGTCACGCAGGTTGTGGTTGGAGACACCAACCGCACTGGCTCTGAAGCCCAGTTCGTGCTGGGGCCCCTACGGTGCTATGGAGACCGTAAGTGAGCGGCCCCACAGAACATCCCCTGCCTGCAGAGTGCCTACATGGAGGTGTCCCACATGGAGGGACCCTGCCCATCCCTCACTGCCCCTCCTGTTCCCCACAGGCAACACCTGGAACACCGTCTCCTTCAACAGGGGCGCAGCCCTGATCTTCCCCACCTTCCAAGCCAACCACAGCCTGGACATCTCCTTCTACTTCAAGACCACTGCCCAGTCTGGAGTCTTCCTGGAGAACCCGGGCTACCGAAACTACATCCGCATTGAGCTCAACAGTACGGGGGGGCAGCAGAGGGTGCAAGGCTGTTGGGGGCAGAAGGGCTGGGGCCTCTTCTCAGCACGGTGTCCTTGCAGCCACCAGGGACGTGGCATTTATATTTGACATCGGGAACGGGGACGAGAACCTGACGGTGCGGTCGGTGGTACCCTGGAACGATGATGAGTGGCACCAGGTGAAGGCTGAGCTCAACGTCAAGCTGGCCCGGCTGCGGGTGGACAAGCTGCCCTGGGTGGTGCGGCCATTCCCCCCACAGAGCTTCGTCCGCCTGGAATTTGACCGGCCCCTCTATGTTGGTGAGAGCCCCTGGCCACGTccctgcacccccaggtcctCATGTGCCACAGGGCACTCAGTCTGGGCCCCGCTGCAGGCGCGGCAGAGCACAAGATGCGCCCGTTCCTGGGGTGCCTGCGGGGGCTGCGGATGAACGGGGTCACGCTCAACCTGGAGGGCAAAGCCAATGAGACGGAGGGCGTGCGGGTCAACTGCACCGGCTACTGCCAGGACCCGCCGGTGCCGTGCCAGAACAGCGGGCTCTGCGTGGAGCGCTACAGCCACTACACGTGCAACTGCAGCGTCTCCGCCTTCACCGGGCCCTTCTGCAACCACGGTGAGTGCAGCGCTCCGCGGGCTGGGAGGGCCGAGGAGCCGGCGCTCCCCTCACCCCGAGGGCTCTCCCGCAGACATCGGTGGGTACTTCGAGGAGGGCACCTGGGTGCGGTACAACATCCTGCCCATGTCGCTGTACGCCGCCCGGGAGTTCGCCAGCATtgtgagcagcccctggcagcccctgcctggctacAACCTCACCAGCGAGGAGGTCAGCTTCAGCTTCAGCACCACCTCAGCACCTGCCGTGCTGCTCTATGTCAGCACCTTCGTCAAGGACTACATGGCTGTGCTCATCAAGGATGACGGTGAGGGCAAGGCCCCCTGCCCTGTGGGTGCCACTTTCCAAGCCTATAGATGGGCTGGACGTGCCCACTGAGAGTCCAGCCCTGctgacagccctgtgctgcccacagggagCCTGCAGCTGCGCTACCAGCTGGGCACCAGCCCCTATGTCTTCACTCTCACCAACAAACCAGTGACAGACGGGCGGCCCCACCGTGTCAACATCACCCGCCTGCACCGCACGCTCTACACCCAGGTTTGGGCTGGGGCCCCCTCCCAGTGGGGCCTGGGGGCTTCAGGTCATGCTGGGAGAGGGCATGGGCAGGGTGGCTCTGTGGGCACTGATGCTGTGCACCTTCCTCCCAGGTGGACTATCTCCCCGTCATGGAGCAGCAGTTTTCCCTGTTTGTGGACAGCAAGCTGGACTCGCCCAAGAACCTGTACCTGGGTCGTGTGATGGGTGAGCTGGGTCCTGCCCATGCTGGGGTCTCTGGGGTCTCCCCTGCACAGCATGGCCCTTGCCCTCTGAGAAGGATGAATAATCTCTTTCTGTGGCCCCACAGAGACTGGCGTGATTGACCCCGAGATCCAGCGCTACAACACACCTGGCTTCTCAGGCTGCCTGTCAGGGGTGAAATTCAACACCCTCGTGCCCCTCAAAGCCATCTTCCACCCCACCAGTCCCCTGCGGCCCTACAGCATCCGGGGAGAACTGGTGGAGTCGAGCTGTGCCTCAATGCTCCCCCTCAGCACCCTCCTTATCCCTCCTGAGATGGACCCCTGGTACATGGCCACAGGTGGGTGCTGTGGTGGGACCCTGGTGGGGATGGAGCCCTGGTCAAGaaccagctgcagaggggaagcTCCAGCATGGGACCTTGCTGCAGCCTGGTCTCAGCTGCCTCCTCTGTCTCTGCAGAGTTCCCCCACGTGCACGACGACGGCTGGATTGGGATCATCATCGGGTGTAAGTGAAGCCTCTGTTTGCTATTCCCCACTGGCACGGCCCCGTGGTCCCTCTCCAATCCCTCACTGCCGTCTCTTCCCCGCAGTCGTGatcttcctgctcctgctgctgtcagggctgctggtgctgctctacTTCTACCACCACCGCTACAAGGGCTCTTACCACACCAACGAGCCCAAGGCCATCCAGGATTACGGCGGTGCCGCCAAACCGCCGGCAGCCCGCAAGGAACAGAACCTGCCCCAGATCCTGGAGGAGCCGAGAGGGGACTAACGGGGCCGGGGGTGGGACGGGCTCACAGCCCCGGGAGCCGCCCGGGAATGAGCGAGCGCCGCGGGACCAAAAGGCCAAGCACACCTGAACTGCCAACACCCGCCTTCAGACTGACCGAATGGCACCGGACCGAGCGCCACCTCCTCGGCCCCGGAGCGCGGCCACCATCCGCCGAGCCCCAGCCTCGCTCGCCCCGGATACACCGACAGCCCCCACACCGGAGGCCTCCAGCTGCCAAACCCTGCCTGGCCTCTGTAggggagccccgggcccggtGCCCACCCTCCCTCTGGCCGGGGGcacccctctgctgctgccacccgcGTAGCTGACCCGCTGCTTTGCTCGCTTCGCCAGCGCCACGCAGAGCCACGAGCGCCGGCCGCGCCCGGCCGTGCTGCCCAGCAATACTCCAACACCGGCGCCGCGCATGCCGCCACCGCACCTTGCTGAGATGCTGCTTTCATAAATCAGGTACAGATCCTTTCTACCATTTTTTGTTGCTGGATATTCTACTACACTCTGGTTTTTTTATTCTCTCGGTTTGTATAAAAAACCAAGCGGAAGCTCCCGCGGGAGGGAGGCCCCCGCGTGTCGTGGTACGTGGTCTGTAGTTTGCTACTTCTCTGTACGAAGTGCCAGTCCTGCCGATTACCTCCAGCCCAGGGAAAGCTCCTGTTCACTTGCTGTGTTTGTGGTAAGACAATGTTACAGATATGCATTTATCTACCCAAAGGCCTGGCTCCACTGggcactttatttttaaaaagtctgttcTTTTGAATGAGATGTGAAGATAATCAAATAAAGGCAGAATGATGGCATTTGACACTCCCCAGCCTTCACCTTGGCAGCCTGGGCAGATCCTCTCCTCCCACCCCGGCTCAGCCTGCACCAAGGGAGGCACCACATTGGCAACAGCAATTCCTGGTCCCAGAGTGAGAGGGAGGGTGTAGGGAGCCGGGGCTagaggcagctcagctgctgctgcacacacacatcatgtcctgctctccccaccACCACCTCTCCCCACTTCCCACCCTGAGCCAGTGTGATTcaggcagctggcagcactgggtcACTCTGTCCCTCCTGGACCCTGGGAGCCACGTTGGGgacagctgggcagagcccagcgggctggggacagtgtggggacagTCTGGTGCCCAGGGTAACAGaggccaggagcaggggagggtcTTTGCTACCACTTTATTATGACAAAGGCTACAAGCCATGTTATTTAAAGTGCATTATTATTACCATTATTCACCGTCAACAAACCACAGACACAAGCCTGGCATAGTGCAGATATGGCCAAAGTGGCAGAAGACGCTTAGgcaagagcagggctggcaggagctggctggATGGAGGTGGCAGGGAGCAAGGCTCAGGAAGGTGCTGGGATACAAGCACTGCTCCAGACACACCTAAACACCTCCAAGCTCCAGGGGATAACaggaaggacagacagacagcctgGCCTGCCGTGGCAGGGGACTGGGAAAGTATGGTGAGGGCTGGGCCAGGGAGGGCTTGGCTCCCAGGCAAACCCAGCACCTCTGTGTGTTCCTGGAATAAACAGCTGGAAGTGGGCTGGGGCCCTGGAGCCAGGTCAGGGCTCAGTCAGGCTCCCTGTGTCATCCTGGGAACCCAGCCCTGGACAttgggagcacagcccagcacccagcaccaggCCAGGCAGGAGGCTGGTGGTGTATGTGGCTCTCAGGGGACAGCCCCAACCTTCAGgccaccccagccccatccagcctgccctgtcccagccctggagcaacATCCCAGCAAAGGTGCTGACAGATGCAGGACACCTGGGATGCCTGCAGTCCCTCCACCCCAAAATACAGGGCCCAGCCACCAGTTGAGGGTTAATTTAaagtgcttttttctttcctttttgcatGGAGTGCAAGGCCAAACCTCACCCTGCCAGAGAATATTTCCCCTTTATCCCCAGGGCCAGGGGGTCACAAAGCCCAAAGAAGGTTTCTGAGAATCCCCCCTTGGGTCACAACAGGCAGGGATTGTAACACTATCCTCTACCCAGCTCAGTGGCACCCCTACTCAAAGTATCATATTGCATAGTGCTGCTCTCCCATCCCCAGGCATCCCTTGGTGCcactccagccacagctggacagtccccatttcccagccagctggggcagaggggatCCCACGCTGGGACAGCCATGGCCCAGGGGCTGCTTACACTCCTGCCCCGAGTCTCTCTGGTGTCTGGATGGAAAGTAGCACTTGtgacacacacagcagcaggaacagcagcagtcATGTCAGCGTGAAGCAAACATGGCATTGCTTACAAGGTGCAGCAGCAAGGTGTGCCAGAACCACCCCGGAGCTTAGATGATGTCCGTCTCCCTCTCTATGCCAACATACTTCAGGGCATCTGCCTGGCTGTACCTACGGGACAGGAAGGCATGGCTGCAGCAATGCTGCCCCCAGAAACCTGCACAGAGGTTGGGATCAACCCTGCAGGCCAAGTTTGGTGCTGGCCAAGGTACCTGTAGTCAAAGAaaagctcctctcctgcctggaTGGCTCTCTTGGCGAAGATGCCAATGCGGTGGTCTCCGTTCACCATCACAACTGCAACCAGAGATGCAACATCAGAGATGCAACATCAGAGATGTGCAGCCCCAGCTTGGGCTGGAGCTCTCACACACCATGtcctgcctggcctggctgggcagggggaccTCACCTTTCGCATAGCAGTTGGGGTTCACCGAGTGGTTGGCAAAGcggattttatttcctttgcgAGTAGCGTCAACAACAAAatctataaaaagaaaaaagagaaggaaaccaTGGTGTAAGGCCAGGCCTGTCACCCAGGCAAGAGGTGGGCTGAGCATGCCCACCTGGCCTCTCCAACCCTGGAAACCTCAGGAAGTTACCATTGTTGAGGTTGAAGAGGAAGCTGGACATGTACTTGTCGTAGACCTTTCCTCGCCTGTCAGCCTCATCCTGTGAAATGAGCTGTAGAGGGAGATCACCTTGAGAGACTCAGCAGCTGAGGGCTGAGCCAGGttccagggctgcccctggaaacaccctcctgctctccctcccaccagggctcccagggatggggcagggccagagcagagctctcaggcagcagcacacacacagcacactcCTCCACAGCGGAGGCCAGAGGTACTGAGACGTGTCCCCAGACAGCACAGGGCTCCATCTCCAGACCTGCTCAGAGGCCATGGGCACAGCTGAACCAGAGAAGGCAGCTGACCCCACAGCCAGAGGAAGCTCTCCcaccacacacagcccctgtgtgcctggccagcagccccagcacagcactgaccTCCCCGCAGTACTCGGAGATGAACTCGTTCTTCTGCACTGCCTCCTTGATGAATGTTCCCCAGCCAGCCACGTCTGATGGGGCCAGCAACAAATGCTGGAACCAAATGAAAGGAAATGGGGAGAGTTGGCAGGTACAGCACCTCACAGCACACAGGTCGGTcatgggggcagcagggagccagTGTCCATCCAGCATGCCCTTGTTGTGACACACCTCCCTACAGACCTACACCATTACATGGAGCTGCACAGGACCTGACACACACTAATTTGCAACTTTCTctgaatttccctttttttaaaatgctcaaTTCCTTGCTCTGACCAGCAGAATTCAAGACTAAATCTTCCTCTAGAGCCACTTTATATATTCTCTTGCTCTCACCATTCCTCATGTAACTCCCATCTCCTGATTTTGACATCCACCATCCCTCCTGATTTTCACACCTACAATCCCTACTCCAGAGTAAGAGCAGCAGaggcccagggcagagcagcttctTTTCCAGACTCTGGCATCTTCAGGGAAGCTGCTCCCCctccacacacagcagcagcagctgtgtgtcagctctgccctgaggcAGCC from Ammospiza nelsoni isolate bAmmNel1 chromosome 26, bAmmNel1.pri, whole genome shotgun sequence includes these protein-coding regions:
- the CNTNAP1 gene encoding contactin-associated protein 1, with amino-acid sequence MSARRLFGLLLAACAGFLRPGPGCLARPCYDELVAPLYSYSIGASSRYNIFYSASFARLHSTSGWSPDPRDKQPWLQIDLMQKHRINAVATQGTFNTYDWLTRYIVLYGDHPTSWKPFFQQGSNWTFFGNVNESGVVRHDLHYPILARYIRIIPVAWNPRGKIGLRLGLYGCPYRSHVLYFDGDDAISYRFRAKRVSTFEDDISFNFKTLEQDGVLMHGEGSQGDYITVELKQAQLLLHISLGSSPLHATEGHTTVAVGSLLDDQHWHSLHIERLGHYVNLTLDGEVKRFRCRGTFDQLDLETEVFFGGVIDHDKQHLTYRQNFRGCVENIMFNGVNVADLARHRRPNIRFEGKVGHYCQDQLTSPITFAGINNYVQVPGIPRRNRLAVSFRFRSWDTVGLLLYTGFSDRLGSLEMVLSEGQVNVSIAQPGKKKLEFAAGHHLNDGFWHSVHLVAREGSAVVTIDDDDGAEFRVAHPFQLRTGSQYFFGGCPKPASVTGCRSNQTAFHGCLQMLNVDMQPVDVELLALHRLAQYHNVFFNVCGITDRCTPNLCEHDSRCIQSWDDFMCICDLTGYKGETCHKSLYKETCDAYRVSGKTSGNYTIDPDGSGPLKPFTVYCDIREDQAWTIIRHNRHYATRVTGSSVDQPYLGAVEYWNASWAEVSALANASEYCEQRIELHCYNSRLLNTPSGLPFSFWMGRNDERHYYWGGSSPGIQRCACGLDKNCADPQYFCNCDADHAIWRTDKGLLTFVDHLPVTQVVVGDTNRTGSEAQFVLGPLRCYGDRNTWNTVSFNRGAALIFPTFQANHSLDISFYFKTTAQSGVFLENPGYRNYIRIELNTTRDVAFIFDIGNGDENLTVRSVVPWNDDEWHQVKAELNVKLARLRVDKLPWVVRPFPPQSFVRLEFDRPLYVGAAEHKMRPFLGCLRGLRMNGVTLNLEGKANETEGVRVNCTGYCQDPPVPCQNSGLCVERYSHYTCNCSVSAFTGPFCNHDIGGYFEEGTWVRYNILPMSLYAAREFASIVSSPWQPLPGYNLTSEEVSFSFSTTSAPAVLLYVSTFVKDYMAVLIKDDGSLQLRYQLGTSPYVFTLTNKPVTDGRPHRVNITRLHRTLYTQVDYLPVMEQQFSLFVDSKLDSPKNLYLGRVMETGVIDPEIQRYNTPGFSGCLSGVKFNTLVPLKAIFHPTSPLRPYSIRGELVESSCASMLPLSTLLIPPEMDPWYMATEFPHVHDDGWIGIIIGFVIFLLLLLSGLLVLLYFYHHRYKGSYHTNEPKAIQDYGGAAKPPAARKEQNLPQILEEPRGD